gcaggtagcaaaaaaaaaaaaaaaaaaaaaaaaaaaaaaaatccgcccgaacgaccctatttgaaaatctcatgttacgccaatgcaacaatttttttttttggccttattgTCGTGTTGCAGTAATTGTGACCAAAAATGTTCTCCAAATCACTTGATTCACTTTATGAAAACAGCATGCCTGAATAGACAAAAGTTTACCAGATACTTTAAATGGAAATAAGTTTCCCCCCACACTGGTACACTGTCATTGAACCTTTTTTTGTGTACTTTACAGTACACAATGATcacctacaaatgtatgttgTGTGTCATCAGGGATTtgcttctttctctctctcgccACTGgtttgttaaaggacaagtccaccttcataattatacataaggattgagagaatgcagcaatattagtagaacacatcagtgaaagtttgaggaaaattggacaatcagttcaaaagttacaaatattttaagtatctgtgcagtcactgctggaagagaagactactacagtgtatgatgtcacatgcgtacaactatataaggaaaataaaaagagaatttcacaaaactttactttttgaataaagtgcacatttcttcgacttgcaactgacgtatgttaagggtaatattattccccctgccttctgaaagagagaagtcgagtgttcttttgttatgcgagaaaaatggaaatatgttgaattttctttattctttctttatatcgttgtactcatgtgacatcacaagctatagtagtcttttcatccagccgtgactgagcagaaactttaaaaattcataactttttaacagattgtccgattttgctcaaactctcactgatgtgttctactaatattgctgcattcactcaacccacacgtctatgaaggtgaacttgtcctttaaggtgtTTGATTAAAACAAATCATCTGGCCAGAAATGATCATCTAGGAAGGAAGTCCTGAAAGCCTGATCTGGAAAGTTTGATGCCCTCTCTTCCTCCCATGTCTGTTCTACGAGTCGATATAGTTTCATGGTGGCTTTTGCATCCTCCACTGAGGAGTGCTCCCCTTTTTGTATCTCCATATGCAGCAGATGCTTTGCCAGTGCTTTCAGACCAGTAGACTGAGTTGAAACACCCATCTTGTCAAGGAGCTCTACCAGAGCACGGCATCTACTCGTATCCCTGATGTTCTCTGGTGGATGATGCAGGTTCAGCACGCGGAGATCATTGATGATAGCATGGCCGACGATGATCTTATCCTTGAGAATGTTTTTCACCTGGTCCCTGGACTCTGCAAACGACAGCGCCTCTCGCATATTGCTGGGCCTAATGCCACTCCACCTGGTCCTGTAATCGGTGACTGGCACATCGGGTTTGACATACTGATCATAGATCGTTTTGCCATGATAGTCAACAACACTGCACCTAGCCAGAGCACTCACTCGCCCTTTAGGTCCAACCCCGACCATCTCACAGTCAATGGCAACAATTTGTCGCTCTGCACTACTTTTCACTTGCGATGGTCCACTCGCATCTTCTCGAACATCGGTTTGATGAGAGCCACCCTCATCAGCCTTGGCACTCACCGACCCTTCAAAGAATACTCTGTGTGCCACACTGTTGACATCTGGATGTTCAGAAAGCTTGTCACCCTTAGGAGCATTACTTTGTTTGGTTAGTTCTCCTTCAATATCACACCGAGATGCTATACCATTTGCTGGTAGTTCTCTATTCCTCACTGGGTGCCGTATTGTCGGCATTACCTGCGTGATACACATCTGACGCTTTTTGCTGAGACTCACGCTCTGAAAGTGAAGTCTCTTACTGCTCTCCAGGAGCCGTAAGATCCTCCTGGGCATCTTCCTCTTCTGTGAACGGCGTGGTGACTTGTGACCCAATATTGTCGGCGTCAATTTGATCTGCCCCTCAGAGAACTCACATGGTGCACTCCTTTTAGTCCCACCAGCTGATCTCTCCCCCTTGTCCACTTCCTTACTTACAGTGGGCATGTCAACCTGGAGGGACAGAATTAGAAGGATGTATAAGTACAAATGGCATACATTTATTTTACAGCAAACCCAAATGGGCTTTCGCAGTTTAATGATTTGATTAAAGGTAAAACTCTAGATTACTTTATAATACGTGTGTCCTGTACAACTGTAGTGTATCACAAATTCCAACATGTGTACAAAAGTAAGACAATTCTGCAAGTGGCGGCTGAGTGTGCAATTCAATGAATGTAACCACACTAACTCAGCTGATCTGTGATAGTGACTGTCACCATGTGGTCACTATTAGTGtcagaatgaaaagaaaaaaaaacacataggCCTACCCTAGCTTAGAGACGTCTACAACCTTTCAACATTTATAGTTATACCGTTAGTTGTATGTATCACTTTTCCAGAGAGAAGAAATTTCCCGTCGTTCTTGGGTACAAGCAATGCATTTATGTTACAGCTAGACAGGGGGTTTGTATATCCTTAAGTCGTTCAGTTCATGATTATCATTTGATACAAATGTACGCAATACAGTGCTGATGACATGGAATGTTACCCATTCCACTATGGATGACACCCATGTAAATTACCCATTCCACAATGGATTGATTGTCatatgtacaacatcaaaagaAACGAATGGGACTAATCATTAGCATTTGCGCACATGTCTCTGCACGTTTCGTTTTTACGGTTTGCAGTCATATCTGAGTAGTATATAGTCATAGTCTATACTCGAAACGAATTTACTCACCTCTTCATCCATTAAATCTAGCCAACCTTCTACATTTGTGATGGTCGTCTATACACTCTAGCTAGTCGGCTTTCAGAGTACAAGATCGAATCTAGCCCGACAAATACGAAGGACTCACGCTTGATTCTCCTTTTTTCGTCCGATGTCGTAATCGCATATCGCTTGACAATAAAAATATGGCATGTGGCGTGGATGTACGGTGTAGTCATTTATTCACACACTCACCCACACGTACACAAATGgccggctttttttttttttttttaaattgcgtAAAATACCCCCACCCTACCAGGGGTGTACATACAggattttttttcggggggggggggggtcgtaatcaCAATTTTTGGATCTTTACCTTtacgagggagcggagcgaccgagcgggggagggtgtgggagggggtgtcccccctcccacggtagggagtttttgaattttatatcttaaaatggggccatacaaaagtgactttttcagcatgcttaaaaaaaaccctatctATGTTAAAATTGGTGATAAAACCTGTGTTGGTCACTTACAAGTTCGTTAAGTTGAAAACTGCATAAGTGCATTTAAAAAAGTTGCTGACTAGCTAACCTTACACCTTCCTTAAGTACATAGACCCCAGGGTAAAAAGCCctcgaaaaacaaaaattgtcttttacaaaaagtggagcttttgaaattttttttttttttttgggggggggggtcgtacaATTGATTTTATTAGGCCTACTCCACAATGCTACAAGTAAATTTAGCACATGAATATGAGCAGCTTTTCAAACTTCTAATTTCATTGACTCTATTTGCCAAACgataaaaaaatcctt
The DNA window shown above is from Diadema setosum chromosome 14, eeDiaSeto1, whole genome shotgun sequence and carries:
- the LOC140237392 gene encoding apoptosis-enhancing nuclease-like; the protein is MDEEVDMPTVSKEVDKGERSAGGTKRSAPCEFSEGQIKLTPTILGHKSPRRSQKRKMPRRILRLLESSKRLHFQSVSLSKKRQMCITQVMPTIRHPVRNRELPANGIASRCDIEGELTKQSNAPKGDKLSEHPDVNSVAHRVFFEGSVSAKADEGGSHQTDVREDASGPSQVKSSAERQIVAIDCEMVGVGPKGRVSALARCSVVDYHGKTIYDQYVKPDVPVTDYRTRWSGIRPSNMREALSFAESRDQVKNILKDKIIVGHAIINDLRVLNLHHPPENIRDTSRCRALVELLDKMGVSTQSTGLKALAKHLLHMEIQKGEHSSVEDAKATMKLYRLVEQTWEEERASNFPDQAFRTSFLDDHFWPDDLF